One segment of Chlamydiota bacterium DNA contains the following:
- a CDS encoding response regulator has product MLSLDYKLFPILVVDDEKDNLEAFRMEFEEYFQILTAPSGKEALEILKIHPEVAVVVVDQRMPEMTGVDFFKEVNRLYPEIIRILITAYSDIQVVIEAINSGQIYKYISKPWDHEDVRLSMMRAIENYYLAKDRERLIEEKIGTVKKAAEANRLASLGMLAAGIAHEINNPLVSISTFLGLLPSKFKELSLRNPDIYDQSFWTDFYQLTENEMKRVQDLIHELLNLAKPPKFSFEETKINELIRAESKIFESAAKERDIRFILNLEDRLPSIRCDGNRIKQVLLNLVLNAIQATGKGGEVKVESHPGESHGERRVEIAVVDTGEGISKEIQEKIFQPFFSTKQKGTGLGLVVCDLIVRQHGGEIRVASEVGKGTQFVVALPLEPQPVQAA; this is encoded by the coding sequence ATGCTATCCCTGGACTATAAGCTTTTTCCTATTCTTGTTGTGGATGATGAGAAGGATAATTTAGAAGCCTTTCGGATGGAATTTGAGGAGTATTTCCAAATTTTGACCGCACCGAGTGGGAAAGAAGCTCTGGAAATTTTAAAAATCCATCCAGAAGTTGCTGTGGTGGTTGTGGATCAGCGAATGCCTGAAATGACAGGGGTCGATTTTTTTAAGGAAGTGAATCGATTGTATCCCGAAATCATTCGAATTTTAATTACCGCTTATTCAGATATTCAGGTTGTGATCGAGGCGATTAATTCAGGGCAGATTTATAAATATATTTCGAAGCCTTGGGATCATGAGGATGTCCGTCTTTCCATGATGCGGGCGATTGAGAATTATTATTTGGCGAAAGATCGTGAGCGTTTGATTGAAGAGAAGATTGGCACGGTAAAGAAGGCGGCAGAGGCCAATCGGCTGGCTTCATTAGGGATGCTGGCGGCCGGAATTGCCCATGAGATTAATAATCCGCTCGTTTCAATCAGTACATTTTTAGGGCTCCTTCCAAGCAAGTTTAAGGAACTTTCTCTTCGTAATCCTGATATCTATGATCAATCGTTTTGGACGGATTTTTATCAATTGACGGAAAATGAAATGAAGCGGGTGCAAGATTTGATCCATGAGCTTTTAAATTTAGCTAAACCGCCCAAATTTTCTTTTGAGGAGACGAAGATTAATGAGCTGATTCGAGCTGAGTCAAAAATTTTTGAGAGTGCTGCAAAGGAGAGAGACATTCGTTTTATTTTAAATCTTGAAGATCGTTTACCTTCCATTCGCTGTGATGGAAATCGCATTAAACAAGTGCTGCTCAATTTGGTTTTAAATGCGATTCAGGCCACAGGAAAAGGGGGAGAGGTCAAGGTGGAATCTCATCCTGGGGAGAGTCATGGAGAGAGGCGAGTAGAGATTGCAGTCGTGGATACAGGGGAAGGGATTTCGAAGGAGATTCAAGAAAAGATTTTTCAGCCGTTCTTCTCAACGAAGCAGAAAGGGACGGGTCTGGGCTTGGTGGTTTGTGATCTCATCGTGCGCCAGCATGGTGGAGAAATTCGTGTGGCCAGTGAAGTGGGTAAAGGAACTCAATTTGTGGTGGCCCTTCCTCTAGAACCCCAACCGGTTCAAGCTGCATAA